caaCTCAATAACTAAACGTTTACCTTTACATTTACAATTTACTTTATATAGGTAATATCttgcacatttgtataaatacggcGCCTATAAAAAGTGTTAAGACACTACGCCCTTGCTTTCATTATCAGCTGTTCAGTTTCCACACGCATGTAAACAATTGCGAACTCACCACGACTGGAAAACGCGGTGCAGGTTTTcctcttatttttaataaatttgctatttattagtgcataaatataaagttagttaatttatttaaatacgcTTAACTATGCCTATGATAGTCATATCCGGTTTACCGTCCAGTGGTAAAACAACTCGTGCAAAAGACCTGCAGAAATACTTTTCTGATAAAGGAAAGAAGGTGCACTTCATCTCGGAGAATATCTCTATAGCTAATGCAGGTTTTGCGAAAAATGATTATTTCGCTGATTCACAAAAGGAAAAACAAGTGCGTAGCGATATCAAGTCAGAAGCGCTACGACTACTTAATAAAGACGACGTAGTCATTGTGGATGCGGGCAATTACATTAAAGGTATACAAGCATGAAtcttgtacaaatattttatatatctgaGCGTGTTTGTAGGCTATCGCTACGAGTTGTTCTGCGCGACAAAGGCTGCACGCAGTACGCAATGCACACTCTTCTGCGGCATACAAGAGGCACGCGCCTGGGAGTTCAATCAGCAACGAACAGGTGAAGATGTGGTGCCAAGTGCGTCGAACAATACAACAGATAACTCTAATGTGCCATATACGCGCGAGATATTCGATGCGCTCTGTATGCGCTTCGAAGAGCCACACGGCAATTGTCGTTGGGATAGTCCACTATTTGTAGTGTTCCCAGACGATACACTTGAATTTGAAGCCATCTATGGTGCGCTGTATGAATCAAAACCATTACCGCCGAATCAAAGCACGCAAAATGTAAGTtcggcaaacaaaaaaatatatatttttaatttggtatTTAAAAACCTCTTAGCCGCCACTAAGTGCTACGAATTATCTCTTTGAGCTggataagttaacgcaacaaattATAGCGGACGTGTTGGCTGCGCGCAAAATCGGCAATACAGGTCCCGTGCCGGTCAAAGGTAGTCTGGTAAAAGTGGAAGTGCCAGCGGGTGTAAACGCTATACAGCTTAATCGTTTGCGTAGACAATTTCTTAACTATACCAAATTGCACCATGCCACCACAAGCACTTTAGATAAAGTGCCGCAATTGTTCGTGCAATTCCTCAATTCTAATTGTAATGAATAGCGTATGATTTAAACAAAttagaaaatcgaaaatttgatttatgtatacgGAGTGACATTTAGTAATTGACAGCGTGGCTATGCATAATTTTGGTGATGTTTAACTCAGTTGTCTCCAGTTTGACAAACAAACTttgcaaataaaacaaacaatttattttttgctatgccgaaatattttcaacaactgttccatttatttttaacgttataagtatttttttgtttttgatttatacAAAGTTGTCTTAATACAGGCGTTTTATCTAATTTATTACTACCGTTGTTGGatgcaaaattaattacaaataaaacg
The sequence above is drawn from the Bactrocera oleae isolate idBacOlea1 chromosome 5, idBacOlea1, whole genome shotgun sequence genome and encodes:
- the LOC106619359 gene encoding protein KTI12 homolog, producing the protein MPMIVISGLPSSGKTTRAKDLQKYFSDKGKKVHFISENISIANAGFAKNDYFADSQKEKQVRSDIKSEALRLLNKDDVVIVDAGNYIKGYRYELFCATKAARSTQCTLFCGIQEARAWEFNQQRTGEDVVPSASNNTTDNSNVPYTREIFDALCMRFEEPHGNCRWDSPLFVVFPDDTLEFEAIYGALYESKPLPPNQSTQNPPLSATNYLFELDKLTQQIIADVLAARKIGNTGPVPVKGSLVKVEVPAGVNAIQLNRLRRQFLNYTKLHHATTSTLDKVPQLFVQFLNSNCNE